Proteins found in one Microthrixaceae bacterium genomic segment:
- a CDS encoding ABC transporter permease: MVVSNSPVRIWQYRNLIYHLAQRDLKARHKKSILGWLWSLINPAATLGIYTLVFGVFLKVEPPVAGDGSTKVFALYLFCALIAWNFFNSVINGSMMAFQASGGMLTKVYFPPECPAIANMCVALVQFGIELCIALAFLIGLGVVSWTAVFALVTIVQLAMFSIGIGLVVSLWNVRYRDVSYLIGIGLQLLFYATPIVYRAEIIPEKLGGWFPIRRVFELNPMTQFVTNMRKALYTLEAPSLGNLAVMSVVSLVVACGGWLLFARSAPGVIEEL, encoded by the coding sequence ATGGTCGTCTCCAACTCTCCGGTGCGTATCTGGCAGTACCGGAACCTCATCTACCACCTTGCTCAGCGGGACCTCAAGGCTCGTCACAAGAAGAGCATCCTGGGCTGGCTGTGGTCGCTCATCAACCCGGCAGCGACGCTCGGTATCTACACGCTTGTGTTCGGCGTCTTCCTGAAGGTCGAGCCGCCCGTCGCTGGCGATGGTTCCACCAAGGTCTTCGCGTTGTACCTGTTCTGCGCTCTGATCGCCTGGAACTTCTTCAACTCGGTTATCAATGGCTCGATGATGGCCTTCCAAGCGTCCGGCGGCATGCTCACCAAGGTGTACTTCCCTCCGGAATGCCCAGCGATCGCGAACATGTGCGTGGCGTTGGTCCAGTTCGGAATTGAGCTGTGTATCGCGCTGGCGTTCCTGATCGGCCTGGGAGTCGTCTCGTGGACTGCGGTGTTCGCGCTCGTGACGATTGTGCAGTTGGCGATGTTCTCGATCGGAATCGGCCTCGTTGTGAGCCTGTGGAATGTTCGGTATCGCGACGTGAGCTACCTCATCGGGATCGGACTGCAGTTGCTTTTCTACGCGACGCCCATCGTCTATCGGGCCGAGATCATTCCCGAGAAGCTGGGCGGATGGTTCCCGATCCGTCGGGTCTTCGAGTTGAACCCCATGACGCAGTTCGTGACGAACATGCGTAAGGCGTTGTACACGCTGGAAGCGCCCTCTCTGGGGAATCTTGCCGTGATGAGTGTCGTTTCGCTCGTGGTGGCGTGTGGCGGGTGGCTGCTGTTCGCCCGGTCGGCACCCGGCGTGATCGAGGAGTTGTGA
- a CDS encoding glycosyltransferase: MTPRVSIVTPIYNTPEPVFRAMVESVRSQSFVDWELCLVDDKSPSPHVRPLLEEYAALDPRIKVAYRAENGGIVAASNDCLELASGEFVSFLDHDDELYPECLAKVSAVIDAHYEDIDYIYTDEDKLTEDGFRHNPFFKPDWSPERFRYQMYTCHFATMRASLVREVGGFRAEYNGSQDFDLVFRVTERARRIVHIPEILYGWRIISGSAAGDVNAKPYAWIAGQKAIQSHCDRTGFEAHVTHDLAQPGWYRLEPRLTQSPLVSIVIPTAGSAKLIRGAVEPVATACLRTIDEVSTYENYEVVVVADIHTDPRVRAVAEERFGGRLTWVEFDKPFNFSEQINLGVLNSRGDHLLLLNDDIEITTPNWIESMLMYSAQEAIGAVGVKLVYGDGRLQHAGVTTANAESGPAHVCMGFPGDAPGSFSVLRLGNNYLAVTAAAMMTRRDAFFEVGGFSEQFPSSYNDVDYCLKLRETGYRVAFNPEVELVHHESASRDHNVSPVETRDFNERWSHYIGNDPFYNPNLVFNPSDFGIPGSYVLNERRPAVRS; this comes from the coding sequence ATGACCCCGCGTGTTTCCATCGTCACTCCGATCTACAACACCCCTGAGCCCGTGTTCCGGGCAATGGTCGAATCGGTGAGATCCCAGAGCTTCGTCGACTGGGAACTGTGCCTGGTCGACGACAAGTCGCCGTCGCCTCATGTCCGCCCGCTACTCGAGGAGTATGCGGCGCTCGACCCGAGGATCAAGGTCGCCTACCGTGCCGAAAACGGTGGGATCGTGGCAGCGTCCAACGATTGTCTCGAACTTGCCTCCGGTGAGTTCGTCTCGTTCCTCGACCACGATGACGAGCTATACCCGGAGTGTCTCGCCAAGGTCTCGGCGGTGATCGACGCCCACTACGAGGACATCGACTACATCTACACCGATGAGGACAAGCTGACCGAGGACGGCTTTCGCCACAACCCGTTCTTCAAGCCGGACTGGTCTCCCGAGCGCTTCCGCTACCAGATGTACACCTGCCATTTCGCCACGATGCGGGCATCGCTCGTGCGCGAGGTCGGCGGATTCCGGGCCGAATACAACGGCAGCCAGGACTTCGACCTGGTCTTTCGCGTCACCGAGCGGGCGAGGCGGATCGTCCACATTCCCGAGATCCTGTATGGGTGGCGCATCATCAGCGGTTCGGCAGCAGGTGATGTCAACGCCAAACCGTACGCATGGATCGCCGGCCAGAAGGCCATCCAGTCGCATTGCGACCGGACCGGGTTCGAGGCCCATGTCACCCACGATTTGGCCCAACCCGGTTGGTACCGCCTCGAACCGCGCCTGACGCAGTCGCCCCTTGTCAGCATCGTGATTCCGACGGCCGGGAGCGCCAAGTTGATTCGCGGGGCCGTCGAGCCGGTGGCGACGGCTTGCCTTCGCACGATCGACGAGGTCTCGACCTACGAGAACTACGAGGTCGTCGTGGTCGCGGACATTCACACCGACCCGCGGGTGCGGGCGGTCGCCGAGGAACGCTTCGGCGGCCGACTGACGTGGGTCGAGTTCGACAAGCCGTTCAACTTCTCCGAGCAGATCAACCTCGGAGTCCTGAACTCGCGTGGAGATCACCTCCTGTTGTTGAACGACGACATTGAGATCACGACGCCCAACTGGATCGAGTCGATGCTGATGTACTCCGCCCAGGAGGCCATCGGCGCGGTAGGCGTGAAACTCGTCTACGGCGACGGACGCCTGCAACACGCCGGCGTGACCACGGCCAATGCCGAGTCCGGGCCGGCACATGTCTGCATGGGCTTCCCCGGTGATGCGCCGGGTTCATTCTCGGTACTACGGCTGGGGAACAACTACCTAGCAGTGACTGCGGCAGCGATGATGACGCGACGCGACGCGTTCTTCGAGGTGGGAGGATTCAGCGAGCAGTTTCCGTCCTCCTACAACGACGTCGATTATTGCCTCAAGCTTCGCGAGACCGGGTACCGGGTCGCGTTCAACCCCGAGGTCGAGCTGGTGCATCACGAGTCCGCGAGCCGCGATCACAACGTCTCGCCGGTGGAGACCCGTGACTTCAATGAACGGTGGAGCCACTACATCGGAAACGATCCGTTCTACAACCCGAATCTGGTGTTCAACCCGAGCGACTTCGGAATCCCGGGATCCTACGTTTTGAATGAACGCCGTCCTGCGGTGAGGAGCTGA
- a CDS encoding methyltransferase domain-containing protein → MPSTPDVTAPTYDEQYYASYGGVNYAESTEFAALFHHFADRVVATLNPTKTLDAGCAIGRFVEALRARGVEAYGFDVSDYAIGQADPSIGEYVWVGSLTEALPDTYDLITCIEVIEHLPAAEAPVAVANLCAATDRILLSSTPYEYEEPTHLNVQPPEYWSALFAAEGFFRVVDFDATFISPWAVLYERRPAQWADRVRDYDRSFWRLRDENVRLRNALLEATSNGGSGDPDITRADVLEWRERAQEADALGRRVDELESQLREAQHVRLRAVDASVAAERKAGTALGRVRELESEIARLQSLEHRYNEVINSTTWQLTWKALTPYRELRHRSGR, encoded by the coding sequence GTGCCAAGTACACCTGACGTGACGGCCCCGACCTATGACGAGCAGTATTACGCCTCGTACGGAGGGGTGAATTACGCCGAGTCCACGGAATTTGCGGCGCTGTTCCATCATTTCGCCGATCGGGTCGTGGCGACGCTGAATCCGACCAAAACCCTCGACGCGGGCTGTGCGATCGGTCGGTTCGTGGAGGCGCTGCGCGCCCGTGGCGTCGAGGCGTACGGGTTCGACGTGAGTGACTATGCGATCGGCCAAGCGGACCCCTCGATCGGCGAGTACGTGTGGGTCGGCTCCCTGACCGAAGCACTTCCCGACACCTACGACCTCATCACATGTATCGAGGTGATCGAGCACCTTCCCGCCGCGGAGGCTCCGGTGGCGGTTGCCAACCTTTGTGCGGCGACGGATCGGATCTTGTTGTCGTCGACTCCCTATGAGTACGAGGAGCCGACGCATCTCAACGTGCAGCCGCCGGAGTACTGGTCGGCTCTCTTCGCCGCCGAGGGGTTCTTCCGCGTCGTCGATTTCGACGCGACGTTCATCAGCCCGTGGGCGGTGCTCTATGAGCGTCGGCCTGCGCAGTGGGCAGACCGGGTACGCGACTACGACCGATCGTTCTGGCGCCTTCGCGACGAGAACGTCCGTCTTCGCAACGCGTTGCTCGAAGCGACCTCCAACGGCGGATCAGGTGATCCGGACATCACTCGCGCTGACGTGCTCGAGTGGCGTGAGCGGGCGCAGGAGGCTGACGCTCTTGGCCGGCGGGTGGACGAACTCGAGTCGCAGTTGCGCGAGGCACAACACGTGCGGCTGCGCGCCGTCGATGCGTCGGTGGCAGCGGAACGTAAGGCTGGTACTGCGCTCGGCCGAGTGCGGGAACTCGAGAGCGAGATCGCGCGTCTCCAATCGCTGGAGCACCGCTACAACGAGGTCATCAACTCCACCACGTGGCAGCTGACCTGGAAGGCGCTCACGCCCTACCGGGAGCTCCGTCACCGGTCGGGTCGGTGA
- the rfbD gene encoding dTDP-4-dehydrorhamnose reductase, translating into MRIFVTGSNGQLGTELMQRLGDSHHEVVGVDVDTCDITDRDQILSAITQFAPDAIIHGAAFTAVDRCEAEPDVAFRVNSLATRFIADAATKVGAHVVYVSTDYVFDGTKGTPYVEWDIPNPRSVYGASKLGGELELDPAWTVARTSWVCGLHGNNMVKTVLRVAAERDELTFVSDQYGHPTFAGDLASKLIELAVGRARGVHHVTNQGAVSWYEFVQDILEAGGHSRDKVRPITTAEFEAARPADAPPMAERPAYSVLDNFALRNSGFGELRDYREPLAEVVSALQAR; encoded by the coding sequence ATGCGCATCTTCGTCACCGGATCGAACGGGCAACTCGGGACCGAGTTGATGCAGCGGCTGGGCGACAGCCATCACGAAGTGGTCGGGGTCGACGTCGACACCTGCGACATCACCGATCGCGACCAGATTCTTTCCGCCATCACCCAGTTCGCCCCCGATGCGATCATCCACGGTGCGGCCTTTACCGCAGTCGACCGCTGCGAGGCCGAACCCGATGTGGCGTTTCGCGTCAACTCGCTGGCGACACGCTTCATCGCCGATGCGGCAACGAAGGTCGGGGCGCACGTGGTGTACGTGTCGACCGACTACGTCTTCGATGGCACCAAGGGCACCCCTTATGTCGAATGGGACATCCCCAACCCGAGGTCGGTGTACGGCGCGTCCAAGCTCGGTGGTGAGCTTGAACTCGATCCGGCATGGACCGTGGCCCGGACCTCGTGGGTCTGCGGCCTGCACGGCAACAACATGGTCAAGACGGTGCTGCGGGTGGCGGCCGAACGCGACGAACTCACCTTCGTCAGCGACCAGTACGGCCACCCGACCTTTGCGGGAGACCTTGCCTCGAAGCTCATCGAGCTGGCTGTCGGCCGGGCCCGCGGGGTGCACCACGTCACCAATCAAGGCGCCGTGAGCTGGTACGAGTTCGTCCAGGACATCCTCGAAGCCGGTGGGCACAGCCGCGACAAGGTCCGCCCGATCACGACTGCGGAGTTTGAGGCGGCACGCCCAGCGGACGCCCCGCCGATGGCCGAGCGCCCGGCGTATTCGGTCCTCGACAACTTCGCTTTGCGTAACAGTGGGTTCGGCGAACTGCGGGACTACCGCGAGCCGCTCGCCGAAGTGGTTTCTGCGCTGCAGGCGCGCTGA
- the rfbB gene encoding dTDP-glucose 4,6-dehydratase, translating to MKLFVTGAAGFIGSNFARHILTTSDDEVVVFDALTYAGNRESLADLEGNPRFSFVHGNICDRDAVRDAMQGCDQVVHFAAESHVDRSLLDPDVFVRTNCDGTNVMCDIATQLGVERFLHISTDEVYGSIEEGSFVEGDPLMPRSPYSAAKAGSDLIAMAYHETYELPVVITRSSNQFGPYQFPEKIIPFFVTTLLEGGKVPLYGDGLNVRDWLFVLDNCRGVETVLRKGTVGEVYNIGAGNEKTNREITDIILAALGKDESSVNYVEDRKGHDRRYSIATDKVAELGWAPQVTFEEAIELTVQWYVDNRAWWAPLRERVRNR from the coding sequence GTGAAGCTTTTCGTCACCGGTGCCGCCGGTTTCATCGGTTCCAACTTCGCCCGCCACATCCTGACCACCTCCGATGATGAGGTCGTCGTCTTCGACGCGTTGACCTATGCGGGCAATCGCGAGAGCCTCGCCGACCTTGAGGGCAATCCGCGGTTCAGCTTCGTGCACGGCAACATCTGTGACCGCGATGCGGTCCGCGACGCGATGCAGGGATGCGACCAGGTGGTGCACTTCGCCGCAGAGAGCCACGTCGATCGCTCGCTGCTCGACCCCGACGTATTCGTGCGGACCAATTGCGACGGCACCAACGTGATGTGCGACATCGCGACACAACTCGGTGTCGAGCGGTTCCTGCACATCTCCACCGACGAGGTGTACGGCTCGATCGAGGAGGGCAGCTTCGTCGAGGGGGATCCGCTGATGCCGCGCTCGCCGTACTCTGCGGCCAAGGCCGGCTCGGATCTCATCGCCATGGCCTATCACGAGACCTACGAACTTCCGGTGGTTATCACTCGAAGCTCAAATCAGTTCGGCCCGTATCAGTTCCCCGAGAAGATCATCCCGTTCTTCGTGACGACGCTGCTTGAGGGCGGCAAGGTGCCGTTGTACGGCGACGGACTCAACGTCCGCGACTGGTTGTTTGTGCTCGACAACTGCCGCGGGGTCGAGACGGTGCTGCGCAAGGGAACCGTCGGCGAGGTGTACAACATCGGTGCCGGCAACGAGAAGACCAACCGGGAGATCACCGACATCATCCTCGCCGCGCTCGGCAAGGACGAGAGCTCGGTGAACTACGTCGAGGACCGTAAGGGGCACGATCGCCGGTACTCCATCGCCACCGACAAGGTCGCTGAGCTCGGTTGGGCTCCGCAGGTCACCTTCGAAGAGGCGATCGAACTGACGGTCCAGTGGTACGTCGACAACCGAGCGTGGTGGGCGCCGCTGCGCGAGCGGGTGAGGAACCGGTAG
- a CDS encoding dTDP-4-dehydrorhamnose 3,5-epimerase family protein has translation MATVTESDVIKGVYVVEPTKFGDERGYFIETYRREWFPQGREMIQGNRGNRIAGCLVGLHYHLHQADYWYVPFGHARVVLHDLRQGSPTDGATLQFDLGEVDGGENNHLGIFIPPGVAHGFASITDMAITYLVDGYYNPKDECGVAWNDPAVEADWGVADPILSQRDQQNPLRSELDPMFQPHYSLRT, from the coding sequence ATGGCAACCGTGACCGAGTCCGACGTGATTAAGGGCGTCTACGTCGTCGAACCCACCAAATTCGGCGACGAGCGCGGCTATTTCATCGAGACCTACCGCCGCGAGTGGTTCCCCCAGGGCCGCGAAATGATCCAGGGCAACCGTGGAAATCGCATCGCCGGGTGCCTCGTCGGTCTCCACTACCACCTGCACCAGGCCGACTACTGGTACGTCCCGTTCGGCCACGCCCGCGTCGTATTGCACGACCTTCGCCAGGGGTCGCCCACCGATGGCGCAACCCTGCAGTTCGACCTCGGCGAGGTGGATGGCGGCGAGAACAACCACCTCGGTATCTTCATCCCGCCGGGCGTCGCCCACGGGTTCGCCTCGATCACCGACATGGCGATCACCTACCTCGTCGACGGGTATTACAACCCGAAAGACGAATGCGGTGTGGCGTGGAATGACCCGGCGGTCGAGGCCGACTGGGGGGTCGCCGATCCGATTCTGTCGCAGCGCGACCAGCAGAACCCGCTGCGCAGCGAACTCGACCCCATGTTCCAACCTCACTATTCGCTCCGTACCTGA
- a CDS encoding glucose-1-phosphate thymidylyltransferase: MKGLILSGGAGTRLRPITHTSAKQLVPVANKPILFYGIEDMVEAGITEIGIITGETGAEVREAVGDGSQFGANVTYIPQDEPLGLAHCVLIAKDFLGDDDFVMYLGDNMLQQGLVEFVARFNDDKRAANEPTLDGSVVPPAAQILLCEVPDPHRFGIAAVDDEGRVVRLVEKPADPPSNLALVGVYLFTKLIHDAVAAIEPSPRGELEITDAIQWLIESGQRVRHDLLEGWWLDTGKKDPLLESNRRVLEELEPSIEGEVDDASEIDGRVSIEAGAKLINSHVRGPAIIGAGTVLTNAYVGPFTSVAANCTITDSEIENSVVLDNAVIENVPRLVDSLLGRNTTVHRTAQRPKATRLMIGDDCTIDLE, translated from the coding sequence GTGAAGGGTCTGATACTTTCCGGCGGCGCGGGAACCCGGCTGCGTCCGATTACCCATACGAGCGCCAAGCAACTCGTTCCGGTCGCCAACAAGCCGATTCTGTTCTACGGCATTGAGGACATGGTCGAGGCCGGGATTACCGAGATCGGCATCATTACCGGCGAAACGGGAGCCGAGGTCCGCGAGGCGGTCGGTGACGGATCGCAGTTCGGGGCCAACGTCACCTACATCCCCCAGGACGAGCCGCTCGGCCTCGCTCACTGCGTGCTGATCGCTAAGGATTTTCTCGGCGACGACGACTTCGTGATGTATCTCGGCGACAACATGTTGCAGCAGGGACTCGTCGAGTTTGTCGCCCGGTTCAACGACGACAAGCGCGCCGCCAACGAGCCGACCCTCGACGGCTCGGTCGTGCCACCGGCCGCACAGATTCTTCTGTGCGAGGTTCCCGACCCGCATCGGTTCGGAATCGCCGCGGTCGACGACGAGGGTCGGGTCGTCCGCCTGGTCGAGAAACCGGCCGATCCGCCCTCCAACCTGGCGCTCGTCGGCGTCTACCTCTTCACCAAGCTCATCCACGACGCGGTCGCCGCAATCGAGCCGTCGCCTCGTGGGGAACTCGAGATCACCGACGCCATCCAGTGGCTCATCGAATCGGGCCAACGTGTTCGCCACGACCTGCTCGAGGGGTGGTGGCTCGACACCGGCAAGAAGGACCCGCTCCTCGAATCGAATCGACGTGTCCTCGAGGAACTCGAGCCCAGCATCGAGGGCGAGGTCGACGACGCGTCGGAAATCGACGGTCGCGTGAGTATCGAAGCGGGCGCGAAGCTCATCAACAGTCATGTGCGCGGCCCGGCGATCATCGGTGCTGGCACGGTGCTGACGAATGCGTATGTCGGGCCGTTCACCTCCGTCGCTGCCAACTGCACGATCACCGATTCTGAGATCGAGAACTCGGTGGTTCTCGACAACGCCGTCATCGAGAACGTGCCGCGCCTGGTCGACTCGCTGCTCGGCCGCAACACCACCGTTCACCGCACCGCGCAGCGTCCCAAGGCAACCCGCCTGATGATCGGCGACGACTGCACCATCGACCTGGAGTAA
- a CDS encoding N-acetylmuramoyl-L-alanine amidase: MRNSLRPVPVLVCVALIATLLGIAPTPALAATTRGDLDKVPVEFGAEVVEIEPFSTIGVSWTGSSETPPAIEVHTASGWMSLGNVGAEPDLGPDDGSTEAVAAEQVTGDERFSEPFWVGDANGYRVRARRGVRDATVHLIRTRTVMVPVLQQDQAGAAAAPHDGPAIHGRSEWGAAPPASSPTTAPAVKMAIVHHTAGSNDYTPEQVPSIIAGIQTYHQRSQGWNDIGYNFLVDKFGRIWEGRAGGIGAAVVGAHASGVNTGSVGVSVLGNYTSSAASDAAIAAVGAVIGWKFALHGVDANATTTVTGNESNKFVPGQVVTLPTIVGHRDVGTTSCPGMIQGQLGLIRSFAAARAAVSNGTVDHWVRSRADTVRAAGWGVDVRSSDNVKVSAFRNGSKVASTVTSGARADVSALFPAATRTAGFALDIPLADGDNSICVYVEETTYGARRSLGCTTIAAANNPVGNVEAVTAVSGGYLVRGWAFDPNTTQPIPIHVYVDGVGHVATTGTPRPDLAPLVPAAPTNSGFDIVVPADSGRHTICTYAINVGAGSSNVGLGCRSVGYNPDPVGEFLIAGRHQNSALLVGWALDPDTTDTIGVLFFNNGRMAHLAGAMYPWDQLAGRFPSHGTNRLFFSLMPINRGRNDICAYALNVGPGNPATFIGCHTVVR, encoded by the coding sequence ATGCGGAACTCGCTTCGACCCGTGCCCGTACTCGTGTGCGTCGCCCTCATCGCGACGCTCCTCGGAATCGCCCCCACTCCGGCGCTCGCCGCGACCACCCGAGGAGATCTCGACAAGGTTCCAGTCGAATTCGGTGCCGAGGTCGTCGAAATCGAGCCGTTCTCGACGATCGGCGTGAGTTGGACCGGCTCCTCGGAGACACCGCCGGCCATCGAGGTTCACACTGCCAGCGGCTGGATGAGCCTCGGCAACGTCGGAGCCGAACCGGATCTGGGCCCGGACGACGGCTCGACAGAAGCGGTCGCGGCAGAGCAGGTCACCGGGGACGAGCGATTCAGCGAGCCGTTCTGGGTCGGGGACGCGAACGGATACCGGGTCCGAGCCCGTCGAGGCGTGAGGGACGCAACGGTCCACCTGATCCGAACCAGGACCGTGATGGTGCCGGTCCTCCAGCAGGACCAGGCGGGGGCCGCCGCGGCGCCCCACGACGGCCCTGCGATCCACGGCCGATCCGAATGGGGTGCGGCACCTCCTGCGTCGTCGCCGACAACGGCACCCGCCGTCAAGATGGCGATCGTTCATCACACCGCCGGGTCCAACGACTACACCCCCGAACAGGTGCCATCGATCATCGCCGGGATCCAGACCTACCACCAGCGTTCACAGGGGTGGAACGACATCGGATACAACTTTCTCGTCGACAAGTTCGGTCGGATCTGGGAGGGGCGCGCCGGCGGCATCGGAGCGGCCGTCGTCGGAGCGCACGCAAGCGGTGTCAACACCGGCTCGGTCGGCGTCAGCGTGCTCGGCAACTACACATCGTCCGCAGCATCGGACGCGGCGATCGCAGCCGTCGGAGCCGTCATCGGATGGAAGTTCGCGCTCCACGGCGTCGACGCGAACGCGACGACCACGGTGACGGGCAACGAGTCAAACAAGTTCGTCCCCGGCCAGGTCGTCACGCTGCCGACCATCGTGGGGCATCGCGATGTCGGGACCACCAGCTGTCCTGGCATGATCCAAGGCCAGCTGGGCTTGATCCGATCATTCGCCGCCGCTCGCGCCGCCGTCAGCAACGGAACGGTGGACCATTGGGTCCGCTCACGGGCCGACACCGTACGCGCCGCCGGATGGGGCGTCGACGTCCGGTCGTCCGACAACGTGAAGGTGTCGGCGTTCCGCAATGGATCCAAGGTCGCGTCCACCGTGACATCAGGCGCCCGTGCCGATGTCTCCGCACTCTTCCCTGCAGCAACCCGCACTGCAGGCTTCGCGCTCGACATTCCGCTCGCCGACGGGGACAACTCGATATGTGTCTACGTCGAAGAAACGACGTATGGGGCACGGCGATCGCTGGGATGCACCACGATCGCTGCGGCGAACAACCCGGTCGGCAACGTCGAGGCGGTCACCGCCGTTTCCGGCGGATATCTCGTCAGGGGCTGGGCATTCGATCCCAACACGACTCAACCGATACCCATCCACGTCTACGTCGATGGCGTCGGTCACGTCGCGACGACCGGAACCCCACGTCCGGACCTCGCACCACTCGTACCGGCAGCGCCGACGAACTCCGGTTTCGACATCGTCGTGCCCGCCGATTCCGGTCGACACACGATCTGCACCTACGCGATCAACGTCGGCGCCGGCTCTTCCAACGTCGGTCTCGGTTGCCGAAGCGTCGGCTACAACCCGGATCCGGTAGGCGAGTTCCTTATCGCAGGCCGTCACCAGAACTCCGCGCTCTTGGTCGGGTGGGCCCTCGACCCCGACACGACCGACACGATCGGGGTGCTGTTCTTCAACAACGGTCGCATGGCGCACCTCGCCGGGGCCATGTATCCGTGGGACCAACTCGCCGGGCGGTTTCCGAGCCACGGGACCAATCGACTGTTCTTCTCGCTGATGCCGATCAACCGCGGCCGAAACGACATCTGCGCCTACGCACTCAACGTCGGACCGGGCAACCCGGCGACGTTCATCGGCTGCCACACGGTGGTGCGCTAG
- the moeB gene encoding molybdopterin-synthase adenylyltransferase MoeB, with protein MPSFRDLLNSTKGEIVEVSTSEAEELRDAGAIVLDVREADEFEQGSIPGAIFIPRGNLESNIENRISDKDAKIVVHCAGGVRSAFAAKTLAELGYRDVVSMAGGFNKWKDEGREWSAPKVLTPEQRNRYQRHLLVPEVGEEGQQKLLGAKVFLLGAGGLGSPAALYLAAAGVGTIGIVDMDVVDASNLQRQIVHNTDRIGMRKVDSARETIEKLNPDVKVITYDQRLDASNIEEIISGYDIIVDGADNFPVRYMLNDASVKLGIPVVHGSIFRFEGQVTVFHPLEGPTYRDMLPSPPPPEMAPSCAEAGVLGALPGIIGVVQAIETLKLILGVGDPLIGRYLTFDALDMEFREYKIRKDPNNAITWENRDQIQVVELEGLCSPAPLVPPAA; from the coding sequence ATGCCATCGTTTCGTGATTTGTTGAACAGCACCAAGGGTGAGATCGTCGAGGTCTCGACGTCGGAGGCGGAGGAACTCCGCGACGCCGGTGCCATCGTGTTGGATGTCCGCGAGGCCGACGAATTCGAGCAGGGGTCGATTCCCGGGGCGATCTTCATCCCCCGCGGCAACCTTGAGTCGAACATCGAGAACCGCATCAGCGACAAGGACGCCAAGATCGTGGTGCACTGCGCCGGTGGTGTCCGCTCGGCGTTCGCCGCCAAGACGCTGGCCGAACTCGGATACCGCGACGTCGTGTCGATGGCGGGTGGGTTCAACAAGTGGAAGGACGAGGGCCGCGAGTGGAGTGCGCCCAAGGTGCTGACCCCCGAGCAACGCAACCGGTACCAACGCCATCTGCTCGTCCCCGAGGTGGGCGAAGAGGGTCAACAGAAGCTGCTCGGTGCCAAGGTGTTTCTGCTCGGCGCCGGTGGCCTCGGTTCGCCGGCGGCGCTGTATCTGGCGGCCGCTGGTGTCGGGACGATCGGCATCGTCGACATGGACGTCGTCGACGCCTCCAACCTGCAACGCCAGATCGTTCACAACACCGATCGCATCGGCATGCGCAAGGTCGATTCAGCCCGCGAAACCATCGAGAAACTGAACCCGGACGTGAAGGTCATCACCTATGACCAACGCCTCGATGCCTCCAACATCGAAGAGATCATCTCGGGCTACGACATCATCGTCGACGGCGCCGACAACTTCCCGGTTCGCTACATGCTCAACGACGCGTCGGTGAAGCTCGGCATCCCGGTGGTGCACGGGTCGATCTTCCGCTTCGAGGGGCAGGTCACGGTGTTTCACCCACTCGAGGGCCCGACCTACCGCGACATGTTGCCCTCACCGCCCCCGCCGGAGATGGCGCCGAGCTGCGCCGAGGCGGGTGTGCTCGGTGCGCTGCCCGGCATCATCGGTGTCGTGCAGGCGATCGAGACCCTCAAACTGATCCTGGGCGTCGGCGATCCGCTGATCGGCCGCTATCTCACCTTCGACGCGCTCGACATGGAGTTTCGCGAATACAAGATCCGCAAGGACCCGAACAACGCGATCACTTGGGAGAACCGCGACCAGATCCAGGTGGTCGAACTCGAAGGGTTGTGCTCGCCAGCACCGTTGGTGCCGCCCGCGGCCTGA
- a CDS encoding cob(I)yrinic acid a,c-diamide adenosyltransferase, with amino-acid sequence MQIYTRKGDDGTTGLYFGGRVPKDSPRPQAYGDVDETQSAIGLARAHAVQLGVHDVAELDRILIGVQRDLWVVMADLATGSDNRGKLTPGRTSVTAEMVTALEQLIDSTATRFEPPTEFVVPGGDVVSAALDVARTVCRRAERSAVAIDDPGSHATGYLNRLSDLLWMLARWQEGSALTVRSI; translated from the coding sequence ATGCAGATCTACACCCGAAAGGGCGACGACGGCACCACGGGGCTGTATTTCGGTGGCCGGGTGCCCAAGGACTCTCCGCGACCGCAGGCCTACGGCGACGTCGACGAGACCCAATCGGCCATCGGTCTGGCCAGGGCCCATGCCGTGCAACTGGGCGTTCACGACGTCGCGGAACTCGACCGGATCCTCATCGGGGTGCAGCGCGACCTGTGGGTCGTGATGGCCGACCTGGCGACCGGAAGCGACAACCGGGGCAAGCTCACGCCTGGGCGGACCTCGGTCACCGCCGAGATGGTCACCGCTCTGGAGCAACTGATCGATTCCACCGCCACCCGTTTTGAACCACCGACGGAATTCGTCGTCCCGGGAGGCGACGTCGTGTCGGCCGCGCTCGACGTCGCCCGAACGGTGTGCCGTCGCGCGGAACGCTCCGCGGTCGCCATCGACGACCCCGGCTCGCACGCGACCGGCTACCTCAACCGCCTGTCCGACCTTCTCTGGATGCTGGCGCGTTGGCAGGAGGGCTCGGCGCTCACCGTTCGCTCCATCTAG